The nucleotide sequence GCAAGTACACCCACCTGTCGCTCCTCGACGCGCTCGACTGGGGGCTCGTGGTCTACGACGAGGTGCACCTGCTGCCCGCGCCGGTCTTCAAGCTCACCGCCGAACTGCAGGCCCGTCGCCGCCTCGGCCTCACCGCGACCCTCGTCCGCGAGGACGGCCGCGAGGGCGACGTCTTCAGCCTCATCGGCCCGAAGCGCTTCGACGCCCCCTGGAAGGAGATCGAGGCCCAGGGCTTCATCTCCCCCGCGTCGTGCTTCGAGGTGCGCGTCGACCTCCCGCAGGAGGAACGCCTGGAGTACGCCGCCTCGCCCGATGACGAGCGGTACCGGCTGGCGGCGACGGCCCCGATCAAGCTGAACGTGGTGAGAGAGCTCGTCGCGAAGCACGAGGGCGAGCAGATCCTGGTGATCGGCCAGTACCTCGACCAGATCGACGAGCTGGCCGATGCCCTGAAAGCGCCGAAGCTCACCGGCGCCACTCCGGTCGACGAGCGCGAACGCCTCTACCAGGCGTTCCGCGACGGCGAGGTGAAAGTGCTCGTGGTCTCGAAGGTGGCGAACTTTTCGGTCGACCTGCCCGAGGCGACTGTGGCGATCCAGGTCTCAGGATCCTACGGTTCCCGGCAAGAAGAGGCTCAGCGACTGGGCCGCCTCCTGCGCCCGAAGAAGAGCGGGATCCCGGCGTCGTTCTACACGCTCGTGACCCGCGACACCGTCGACCAGGACTTCGCGCAGAACCGCCAGAGGTTCCTCGCCGAGCAGGGGTACAGCTACACGATCCTCGATTCCGACGCTCTCGCCGCGTGATCGTGCCGCGGCCAGGCCGCTGACGGGCCGCGCACCAGATGCTCCCAGGAAACGCTTAGACCGCGCGCAGATACTGGGACCATGAGCGATGGCCCCAAGATCCTGATCGTCGACGACGAGCCCAACATCCGCGATCTCCTCACGACGAGCCTCCGGTTCGCCGGATTCGCCGTCCGCGCGGTCGGCAACGGCGCGCAGGCGATCTCCGCCGTTCTCGAGGAGGAGCCCGACCTCATTATCCTCGACGTCATGCTCCCCGACATGAACGGCTTCGGCGTGACCAAGCGCCTCCGCTCGTCGGGCTACACCTCGCCGATCCTCTTCCTCACGGCGAAGGACGACACCGAAGACAAGATCACCGGCCTGACCGTCGGCGGCGACGACTACGTCACCAAGCCCTTCAGCCTCGACGAGATCGTCGCCCGCATCAAGGCGATCCTCCGTCGCACCATGAACGAGGACGAAGACGCGGTCATCCGCACCGGCGAGCTCACGATGGACCAGGACACCCACGAGGTCACCATCGGCGACACCGCGATCGAGCTGAGCCCGACCGAGTTCAAGCTGCTCCGCTACCTCATGCTCAACCCCAACCGCGTGCTGTCGAAGGCCCAGATCCTCGACCACGTGTGGGAGTACGACTTCAACGGCGACGCCGGCATCGTCGAGAGCTACATCTCGTACCTGCGCCGCAAGCTCGACCAGTTCTCGGCCGAGCCGATCATCCAGACCAAGCGTGGCTTCGGCTACATGCTCAAGGCCGCCAAGGCCTGACACCGGGCACAGCACTGACCCCATCCCGCTCCCCGGCCGGGCCGACGCCGTCGCCCAGCCGGGCCCGGTAGTCTCGGCGACCTATGCACAAGCGTCTCTCGCAGTGGTGGAACGAGATCTCCATCCGCACCAAGATCACCGGCATCACGGTGGCCCTCGTGACGCTCGGGCTGCTGGTCGCCGGCCTCGGCACGATGACCGTGCTGAGCACCTACCTGTACGCGCAGGTGAACTCGAACCTCGAGACGGCGGCGACCAGCACGACGAACATCCAGAAGTCGGGCGACTACTGCATCGCGCAGTTCGGCTACGAGTCGTCGAGCTACCTCGCCATCATCGCTCCCGACGGAACGCTCTACTGCGACAACCGTCGCGACCTCGACGACGGCACCTACCCCTACCTCCCCGGATTCACGAGCACCGTGGCCGCAACGCACAAGGTCGCCTTCACGTCCTACAACAAGGCTCACACGCAGGAGTGGCGGCTCTTCGCCACCGAGCGCAACGTCTTCGACCAGACGACCGGCACGTCGGGCACCTACACCGTGGTCGCGGGCACCAACCTTGCGCAGACCAACAACACGATCGCGCGCTTCACCTACATCTTCCTGGGGTTCGGCCTGTCGGTGGTGGTCCTCGGTGCGGCGATCACGCGGCTCCTGGTCTCCTCCACCTTCGCCCCGCTGCGCGACGTCGAAGACACCGCGGCGCGCTTCGCCGACGGCGACTACAGCCAGCGCCTCGACGCGACGTCGCCCAACACCGAGGTCGGCCGGCTCAACCGATCGCTCAACTCGATGCTCTCGCGCATCGACTCGGCGTTCGACGACCGCGCGAAGACCATCGACCAGATGCGTCGGTTCGTGGGCGACGCCAGCCACGAGCTCCGCACGCCGCTGGTCTCGCTGCGCGGCTACGCCGAGCTCTACCGCATGGGCGCGCTGACGAAGCCCGAAGACGTCGCCCAGGCGATGGACCGCATCGAGAAAGAGGCCATCCGCATGGGCGGCCTCGTCCAAGACCTCCTGGCGCTCGCACGCCTCGACGAGTCGAAGCCGCTCGAGGTCGGGCCCGTCGACCTCGTGCAGATCGCGCGTGACTCGGCCCTCGACACGATGGCGTCGAACACCGACCGCGAGATCCGCGTGATCGTGCGCG is from Frondihabitans australicus and encodes:
- a CDS encoding response regulator transcription factor; translation: MSDGPKILIVDDEPNIRDLLTTSLRFAGFAVRAVGNGAQAISAVLEEEPDLIILDVMLPDMNGFGVTKRLRSSGYTSPILFLTAKDDTEDKITGLTVGGDDYVTKPFSLDEIVARIKAILRRTMNEDEDAVIRTGELTMDQDTHEVTIGDTAIELSPTEFKLLRYLMLNPNRVLSKAQILDHVWEYDFNGDAGIVESYISYLRRKLDQFSAEPIIQTKRGFGYMLKAAKA
- a CDS encoding sensor histidine kinase → MHKRLSQWWNEISIRTKITGITVALVTLGLLVAGLGTMTVLSTYLYAQVNSNLETAATSTTNIQKSGDYCIAQFGYESSSYLAIIAPDGTLYCDNRRDLDDGTYPYLPGFTSTVAATHKVAFTSYNKAHTQEWRLFATERNVFDQTTGTSGTYTVVAGTNLAQTNNTIARFTYIFLGFGLSVVVLGAAITRLLVSSTFAPLRDVEDTAARFADGDYSQRLDATSPNTEVGRLNRSLNSMLSRIDSAFDDRAKTIDQMRRFVGDASHELRTPLVSLRGYAELYRMGALTKPEDVAQAMDRIEKEAIRMGGLVQDLLALARLDESKPLEVGPVDLVQIARDSALDTMASNTDREIRVIVREPVDPGDERIEEYVVPSPQGAGAAANVTGPIRFAGATLARLRQRRARASAAGMTPPGDLPRLDAATERKISPVVLGEENKIRQVVTNLMGNAMRFTDFDAPIELAVQADPGRGMATLDVIDHGEGIPPQIREKIFQRFWRADTSRTRDTGGSGLGLAIVSGIVAAHRGEVDVFDTPGGGATFRVSLPLMPEPAAPTGAPVPLPAPSA